In the Enterococcus saigonensis genome, one interval contains:
- the adhE gene encoding bifunctional acetaldehyde-CoA/alcohol dehydrogenase has protein sequence MAKTLEKEVKVIDTDAVIDELAAKANAAAKQMENFTQEQVDKIVHEMAMAALDKHMPLAKMAVEETGRGIVEDKAIKNMYASEYIWNSIKHDKTVGVIGEDKQKGLIEVAGPVGVVAAVVPTTNPTSTTIFKAMISLKTANSVIFSFHPSAQECSKEAARIVRDAAIAAGAPENCIQWIEKEHSSIEATQKLMNHPGVAIVLATGGPGMVKSAYSTGKPALGVGAGNVPAYIEKTAKIKRAVNDVIVSKTFDNGMICASEQGVIVDKEIYAAVKAEFEAHQCYVVKKSELKKLEDAVMNEGKYAVNPAIVGHPAVEIAKLAGIKVPEGTKMLIAELDGVGADYPLSREKLSPVLAMMKAESTEHGFDLAQGMLELGGLGHTAVIHSENEDLQLQYGLKMKACRVLVNSPSAEGGIGNIYNEMIPSLTLGCGSYGRNSVSKNVSAINLINVKTIAKRRNNMQWFKLPSKIYFEKNSLLYLEKMENVERVMIVCDPGMVQFGYADTVREVLARRKNDVKIEIFSDVEPNPSTNTVYKGLEVFNAFQPDTVIALGGGSAMDAAKGMWMFFEHPDTSFFGAKQKFLDIRKRTYKIGKPEKTQFVCIPTTSGTGSEVTPFAVITDSDTHVKYPLADYALTPDVAIVDPQFVMSVPAGVTADTGMDVLTHAIESYVSVMASDYTRGLSLQAIKIVFDYLEKSVKTPDMESREKMHNASTMAGMAFANAFLGICHSIAHKIGGEYGIPHGRTNAILLPHIIRYNAKDPQKHAMFPKYDYFRADTDYADIAKFLGLKGETTEELVEALATAVYELGKKVGIDMSLKAQGVTQQTLDTTVDRMAELAYEDQCTTANPKEPLISELKGIIIEAYNEKA, from the coding sequence ATGGCTAAGACATTGGAAAAAGAAGTTAAAGTAATCGATACAGATGCAGTAATCGACGAGTTAGCAGCAAAAGCAAATGCAGCTGCAAAACAAATGGAAAACTTTACACAAGAACAAGTAGATAAAATCGTTCATGAAATGGCAATGGCCGCTTTAGACAAACATATGCCTTTAGCAAAAATGGCAGTTGAAGAAACTGGTCGTGGGATTGTTGAAGATAAAGCAATCAAAAACATGTATGCATCAGAATATATCTGGAATTCAATTAAACATGATAAAACAGTTGGGGTTATCGGCGAAGACAAACAAAAAGGTTTAATCGAAGTTGCAGGACCAGTTGGCGTTGTTGCAGCAGTTGTACCAACAACAAACCCAACGTCAACAACAATTTTTAAAGCAATGATTTCATTGAAAACTGCAAATTCGGTTATCTTTTCATTCCACCCATCTGCACAAGAGTGTTCAAAAGAAGCTGCGCGTATTGTACGTGATGCAGCAATCGCAGCGGGTGCTCCTGAAAATTGTATCCAATGGATTGAAAAAGAACATTCTTCAATCGAAGCTACACAAAAATTAATGAATCATCCAGGCGTTGCAATTGTATTAGCAACAGGTGGTCCTGGCATGGTGAAATCAGCTTATTCAACTGGTAAACCAGCTTTAGGCGTAGGTGCAGGGAATGTTCCAGCTTACATCGAAAAAACAGCAAAAATTAAACGTGCCGTAAATGACGTGATTGTTTCAAAAACATTTGATAACGGTATGATTTGTGCCTCTGAACAAGGTGTAATCGTAGATAAAGAAATCTACGCAGCTGTAAAAGCTGAATTTGAAGCACATCAATGTTATGTTGTGAAAAAATCAGAATTGAAAAAATTAGAAGATGCTGTTATGAACGAGGGCAAATATGCTGTTAACCCAGCAATCGTTGGTCATCCAGCAGTTGAAATTGCCAAATTAGCTGGTATCAAAGTTCCTGAAGGTACTAAAATGTTAATTGCGGAACTTGACGGTGTGGGAGCAGATTATCCATTATCTCGCGAAAAATTATCACCAGTTTTAGCAATGATGAAAGCCGAAAGTACAGAGCATGGTTTTGATTTGGCACAAGGAATGTTGGAATTAGGTGGTCTTGGTCATACAGCAGTTATTCACTCTGAAAATGAAGACTTACAATTACAATATGGCTTGAAAATGAAAGCTTGCCGTGTCTTAGTAAATTCTCCATCTGCTGAAGGTGGTATCGGAAATATTTACAACGAAATGATTCCATCATTAACATTAGGTTGTGGCTCTTACGGTCGTAACTCTGTATCTAAGAACGTATCTGCGATCAACTTAATCAACGTTAAAACTATCGCGAAACGGAGAAATAACATGCAGTGGTTCAAATTACCTTCAAAAATTTACTTTGAAAAGAACTCTTTATTATACTTGGAAAAAATGGAAAATGTTGAACGGGTTATGATTGTTTGTGATCCAGGTATGGTGCAATTTGGTTATGCGGATACAGTACGTGAAGTTTTAGCTCGTCGTAAAAACGATGTTAAAATTGAAATTTTCTCAGATGTTGAACCTAACCCTTCGACAAACACGGTTTATAAAGGTCTTGAAGTCTTCAACGCTTTCCAACCGGATACAGTAATTGCTCTTGGTGGTGGTTCTGCAATGGACGCGGCAAAAGGGATGTGGATGTTCTTTGAGCACCCAGACACTTCATTCTTTGGCGCAAAACAAAAATTCTTAGATATCCGCAAACGAACTTACAAAATTGGCAAACCTGAAAAAACACAATTTGTATGTATCCCGACGACATCAGGTACTGGTTCAGAAGTAACACCATTTGCCGTTATCACAGACAGTGATACACATGTAAAATACCCATTAGCTGACTACGCATTGACGCCAGATGTTGCGATTGTGGATCCTCAATTTGTTATGTCGGTGCCAGCAGGCGTTACTGCTGATACTGGTATGGATGTTTTAACACATGCAATTGAATCTTATGTTTCTGTTATGGCATCTGATTACACCCGTGGTTTAAGTTTACAAGCAATTAAAATTGTCTTTGACTATTTAGAAAAATCAGTAAAAACACCGGATATGGAATCACGTGAAAAAATGCATAATGCTTCCACAATGGCTGGGATGGCATTTGCAAATGCATTCTTGGGTATTTGTCACTCAATCGCTCACAAAATTGGTGGCGAATATGGTATTCCACACGGACGTACGAATGCGATTTTATTACCGCACATCATCCGTTACAATGCCAAAGACCCACAAAAACATGCAATGTTCCCTAAATATGACTACTTCCGTGCTGATACAGACTATGCGGATATTGCAAAATTCTTAGGTCTTAAAGGTGAAACTACTGAAGAATTAGTTGAAGCATTAGCAACAGCAGTTTACGAATTAGGTAAAAAAGTCGGTATCGACATGAGCTTGAAAGCACAAGGTGTAACGCAACAAACATTGGATACAACTGTTGATCGCATGGCAGAACTTGCTTATGAAGACCAATGTACAACTGCTAATCCAAAAGAACCTTTAATCTCGGAATTAAAAGGTATCATTATTGAAGCGTACAACGAAAAAGCTTAA
- a CDS encoding MalY/PatB family protein translates to MDFDTVVNRKGTFCTQWDYVQDRFGVANLLPFTISDTDFALPDEVMTALKERLQHPVFGYTRWNHETFKQSILHWYEKRFTSYLAPEDIVYSPTVMYSISKLLQIVSKKGEGVIVQTPAYDAFYKTIDGNERKIIPNPLRYEEGQYEIDWQDLELKLASQENTVLLLCSPHNPTGRVWQKEELTKIVSLCWQYDVFLISDEIHMDILRKGQKHYPIIDFMDKNVALVTSGSKTFNFPGLIFSYAILPDERIREQFQLALKNQDGLSSASNLGMLATMTAYYECSYWVDELNEYLDDNFAFAKKYLAANLPQIKSVDSAATYLMWLDITKLNLPMEVVQRCLIEIGQVAIMDGSVYGDEGSNFLRLNIGCSKSKLELGLEKMVKSFT, encoded by the coding sequence ATGGATTTTGACACAGTCGTCAATCGTAAAGGCACATTTTGTACCCAATGGGATTATGTTCAAGATCGTTTTGGCGTAGCGAACTTGCTACCTTTTACGATTTCAGATACCGATTTTGCTTTACCTGATGAAGTAATGACAGCTTTAAAAGAACGGCTGCAACATCCAGTTTTTGGCTATACCCGCTGGAATCACGAAACATTTAAACAAAGTATTTTACATTGGTATGAAAAAAGGTTCACGAGTTATCTAGCTCCAGAAGATATCGTTTATAGTCCGACAGTTATGTATAGCATTTCAAAATTATTGCAAATCGTCTCGAAAAAAGGAGAAGGTGTCATCGTTCAAACGCCGGCCTATGATGCTTTTTATAAAACAATTGATGGCAATGAACGTAAAATTATTCCCAATCCCTTACGCTATGAAGAAGGTCAGTATGAAATTGATTGGCAAGATTTAGAACTAAAATTAGCAAGTCAAGAGAATACGGTGCTGTTATTATGTTCTCCTCACAATCCTACTGGACGTGTGTGGCAAAAAGAAGAATTGACTAAAATTGTCAGCTTGTGTTGGCAATACGATGTCTTTTTGATCAGCGATGAAATTCATATGGATATTCTTCGTAAGGGGCAAAAGCATTACCCGATTATAGATTTCATGGATAAAAATGTTGCGCTAGTAACATCGGGGTCTAAAACTTTCAATTTTCCAGGGTTAATTTTTTCATACGCCATTTTACCAGATGAAAGAATACGTGAGCAGTTTCAACTGGCTTTGAAAAATCAAGATGGTCTGTCTTCAGCTAGCAATCTTGGCATGTTGGCTACTATGACTGCGTATTATGAATGTAGCTACTGGGTGGATGAATTAAATGAATACTTAGACGATAATTTTGCCTTTGCTAAAAAATATCTGGCAGCAAATTTGCCGCAAATAAAAAGCGTTGATTCAGCAGCAACGTATCTGATGTGGTTAGATATCACAAAACTTAATTTACCAATGGAAGTTGTTCAACGATGCTTAATAGAAATTGGGCAAGTTGCAATTATGGATGGCAGTGTTTACGGCGATGAGGGGAGTAATTTCTTGCGTCTAAATATCGGGTGTTCAAAAAGCAAGTTAGAACTGGGATTAGAAAAAATGGTAAAAAGTTTCACTTGA
- the malX gene encoding maltose/glucose-specific PTS transporter subunit IIBC, whose translation MKKKAGFWEFFQGLGKTFMLPVALLAFMGILLGIGSSFSSESTIQAVPFLGNNILQVIFRFMSAIGGFAFTYLPVMFAMAIPLGLVRKEKGVAAFSGFVGYVVMNLAINFYLTETNNLAAAESLREAGQGMVFGIQTIEMGVLGGIIAGVIVYHLHNRFYQTQLPDSFAFFSGARFVPIITSLVMALVGTAIPMIWPLFALLITGIGTLIQKAGPFGPFLFGSGERLLLPFGLHHILVSMIRFTEAGGHAVIDGKEVFGALNIFYAELQNNLPISSAATAFLSQGKMPTFMFGLPAAALAMYQTAKPENRHKIKGLLISGVIATFVTGITEPIEFLFLFISPLLWIFHVIMTGAGFMVMSLLGVTIGNTDGGVLDFLIFGVMQGNYTKWWMVLIVGAFWFAIYYFVFKTVILRKDLKTPGREAIVDETEYTDTETNYAKKGSYDATGILNALGGAENIESLDNCITRLRLVLQDGKKVQDDELKKLGALGVVHLDDTNVQVIIGTKVTTVRNALDNLI comes from the coding sequence ATGAAGAAAAAAGCTGGATTTTGGGAATTTTTTCAAGGATTAGGAAAAACGTTTATGCTTCCCGTAGCATTGCTGGCGTTTATGGGGATTTTACTGGGGATTGGGAGTTCATTTTCTAGTGAGTCAACAATCCAAGCCGTACCATTTTTAGGAAATAATATCTTACAAGTTATCTTCCGTTTTATGTCAGCGATTGGTGGCTTTGCATTCACTTATTTACCAGTTATGTTTGCCATGGCAATTCCTTTAGGTTTGGTTCGTAAAGAAAAAGGGGTAGCAGCTTTTTCTGGTTTTGTCGGCTATGTTGTAATGAATTTAGCTATCAATTTTTACTTAACTGAAACGAACAACTTAGCTGCTGCTGAAAGTTTACGAGAAGCAGGCCAAGGGATGGTCTTTGGTATTCAGACAATAGAAATGGGTGTACTAGGTGGTATTATTGCCGGAGTAATCGTCTATCATCTGCATAATCGTTTTTATCAAACGCAGTTGCCAGATAGTTTTGCTTTCTTTTCAGGTGCTCGTTTTGTTCCAATTATCACATCACTTGTAATGGCATTGGTAGGGACAGCGATTCCGATGATTTGGCCATTATTTGCTTTACTTATTACTGGTATTGGCACTTTAATTCAAAAAGCAGGTCCATTTGGTCCGTTTTTATTTGGTTCAGGAGAACGTTTATTACTTCCATTTGGTTTGCATCATATTCTAGTATCTATGATCCGTTTCACAGAAGCTGGGGGCCATGCAGTAATTGATGGTAAAGAAGTCTTTGGTGCTTTAAATATTTTTTATGCAGAATTGCAAAATAATTTACCAATCAGCTCTGCTGCTACTGCCTTTTTATCACAAGGTAAAATGCCAACATTTATGTTTGGTCTACCAGCAGCAGCACTGGCAATGTATCAAACTGCCAAACCAGAAAATCGTCATAAAATCAAAGGCCTATTAATTTCCGGCGTAATTGCAACTTTTGTAACAGGAATCACAGAACCAATTGAATTTCTATTCTTGTTTATTAGCCCATTACTATGGATTTTCCATGTGATTATGACCGGCGCTGGTTTTATGGTGATGAGTTTATTAGGAGTTACGATTGGCAACACAGATGGTGGGGTATTAGACTTCTTAATTTTTGGGGTGATGCAAGGCAATTACACCAAATGGTGGATGGTATTAATTGTGGGTGCTTTTTGGTTTGCGATTTACTACTTCGTCTTTAAAACCGTTATCTTACGAAAAGACTTGAAAACACCAGGTCGTGAGGCAATAGTAGATGAAACAGAATACACAGATACTGAAACAAACTACGCTAAAAAAGGTAGCTATGATGCGACTGGTATTTTAAATGCTTTAGGTGGCGCAGAAAATATTGAATCATTGGACAATTGTATTACACGTCTTCGTTTGGTTTTACAAGATGGTAAAAAAGTTCAAGATGATGAATTAAAAAAACTAGGTGCTTTAGGTGTCGTACATTTGGATGATACCAATGTTCAAGTCATTATCGGTACTAAAGTTACAACAGTGCGCAATGCACTAGACAATTTGATTTAA
- a CDS encoding MurR/RpiR family transcriptional regulator → MQSLINKLQKRRDQLSELERQVFDYILRNPQKIGQMTADEVAGQLFISTATVSRTAKHLGFRGFQELKYAIAQYDDVEKAEQHDLRIDHDIKTIMASIEKQLHQTFRLLQKELLDEVVTKLFHAEKIEIFGVGGSLPNCIEVARKLTFLGKNASARIDWDELQAVSKSLTKKDVAIIVSNSGETIHLMEYARNLMANKVPIIAIVGTKNSTLAKLADYPLQVMVEMVYFDQVDLSSRVSLTAVTDILMMKLAEKMG, encoded by the coding sequence ATGCAAAGCTTAATTAATAAACTGCAAAAAAGACGGGACCAGCTAAGTGAATTGGAACGCCAAGTTTTTGATTATATTTTACGCAATCCACAAAAAATTGGGCAAATGACCGCCGATGAAGTCGCTGGGCAGCTGTTCATTTCAACGGCGACAGTATCGCGTACGGCAAAACATCTAGGATTTCGCGGCTTTCAAGAATTAAAATACGCGATTGCGCAATATGACGATGTGGAAAAAGCAGAACAGCACGATTTACGAATTGATCACGATATAAAAACCATTATGGCCTCAATTGAAAAACAATTGCATCAAACATTTCGTCTGTTGCAAAAAGAGCTGTTAGATGAAGTAGTGACAAAGCTATTTCATGCTGAAAAAATTGAAATATTTGGTGTTGGAGGCAGTTTGCCAAATTGTATTGAAGTTGCACGCAAATTAACCTTCTTAGGTAAAAATGCCTCTGCAAGAATTGATTGGGATGAACTTCAAGCGGTTTCTAAATCTTTAACAAAAAAAGATGTCGCAATTATTGTTTCCAATAGCGGCGAGACAATTCATTTAATGGAATACGCCCGTAATCTGATGGCAAATAAAGTTCCAATCATTGCTATTGTGGGAACGAAGAATTCAACCTTGGCTAAACTGGCGGACTATCCCTTACAAGTTATGGTAGAAATGGTTTATTTTGATCAAGTTGATTTAAGCTCGCGGGTGTCTTTAACAGCTGTTACAGATATTTTAATGATGAAATTAGCAGAAAAAATGGGGTAA
- the yajC gene encoding preprotein translocase subunit YajC produces the protein MGGLPTIIMFVVLLGAMWFMSRSTKKQQQERQNTLNAMKPGDEVVTIGGLHGVLSEVDETNKTVTIDCEGVFLVFDKQAIKSITPGKSVVVDDTVTEVKTEDLISNPTDENSDKE, from the coding sequence ATGGGTGGCTTACCAACGATTATCATGTTCGTTGTTTTATTAGGGGCGATGTGGTTTATGTCACGTTCAACGAAAAAACAACAACAAGAACGTCAAAATACGTTGAATGCAATGAAACCAGGCGATGAAGTTGTAACAATCGGTGGTTTACATGGTGTTTTGTCTGAAGTTGACGAAACGAATAAAACTGTGACAATCGATTGTGAAGGTGTGTTTCTTGTTTTTGATAAACAAGCAATCAAATCAATTACACCTGGAAAATCAGTTGTAGTGGACGATACGGTGACAGAAGTTAAAACAGAAGATTTGATTTCTAATCCAACTGATGAAAATAGTGATAAAGAATAA
- the tgt gene encoding tRNA guanosine(34) transglycosylase Tgt, with product MAQEPAIKYRLIKKEKHTGARLGELITPHGTFPTPMFMPVGTLATVKTMAPEELKEMGAGVILSNTYHLWLRPGEDLVAEAGGLHKFMNWDQPILTDSGGFQVFSLADMRNITEEGVHFKNHLNGAPLFLSPEKAIDIQNKLGSDIMMSFDECPPFDESYDYVKKSVERTSRWAERGLKAHANPDRQGLFGIIQGAGFEDLRRQSAKDLISMDFPGYSIGGLSVGEPKVEMNRVLDFTTPLIPDHKPRYLMGVGAADSLIDGVIRGIDMFDCVLPTRIARNGTCMTSQGRLVVKNAKFAHDFRPLDEKCDCYTCRNYSRAYIRHLIHCDETFGIRLTTYHNLYFLLNLMKQVRQAIMDDNLLEFRQAFFEEYGYNKENAKSF from the coding sequence ATGGCGCAAGAACCTGCCATCAAATACCGTTTAATAAAAAAAGAAAAACACACAGGTGCCCGTCTTGGTGAATTAATTACACCCCACGGCACTTTTCCAACACCAATGTTTATGCCAGTTGGAACATTGGCAACGGTTAAAACAATGGCACCAGAAGAATTAAAAGAGATGGGTGCTGGTGTAATTTTAAGCAATACGTATCACTTATGGCTACGTCCTGGGGAGGATTTAGTTGCAGAAGCGGGCGGGCTACACAAATTTATGAACTGGGATCAGCCCATTTTAACCGACTCTGGCGGCTTCCAAGTATTTTCATTAGCAGATATGCGTAATATCACAGAAGAAGGGGTACACTTTAAAAATCATTTAAATGGTGCTCCTCTTTTCCTCTCACCGGAAAAAGCAATTGATATTCAAAATAAGTTAGGTTCGGATATTATGATGAGTTTTGATGAATGTCCACCTTTTGACGAAAGTTACGACTATGTCAAAAAATCTGTTGAAAGGACGTCTCGCTGGGCGGAACGCGGACTTAAAGCGCATGCTAATCCGGATCGTCAAGGTTTATTTGGAATTATTCAAGGTGCTGGTTTTGAAGACTTGCGTCGTCAAAGTGCCAAAGATTTAATTAGCATGGATTTTCCTGGCTACTCTATTGGTGGATTATCTGTGGGTGAACCGAAAGTTGAAATGAATCGTGTTTTAGATTTCACGACGCCTTTAATCCCTGACCATAAACCACGCTATCTAATGGGTGTTGGAGCAGCAGATTCCCTGATTGATGGTGTAATTCGTGGAATTGACATGTTTGATTGTGTCTTACCAACAAGAATTGCCCGCAATGGCACTTGTATGACTTCACAAGGACGTTTAGTTGTAAAAAATGCGAAATTTGCTCATGATTTTAGACCATTAGATGAAAAATGTGACTGCTATACTTGTCGTAACTATAGTCGTGCGTATATTCGTCATTTGATCCACTGCGATGAAACATTTGGAATTCGGTTAACGACTTACCACAATTTGTATTTCTTATTGAATCTAATGAAACAAGTTCGTCAGGCAATTATGGATGACAATTTGTTAGAATTTCGTCAAGCTTTCTTTGAAGAGTATGGCTATAATAAAGAAAACGCGAAAAGTTTTTAA
- a CDS encoding DUF975 family protein encodes MKTSGELKLEAKQMLQGRWKDAVLMNLIPTLIGIAIAAIIIIPLVTIIGGIALLNPDAVDNVANNIQSGNGDISWTAQLGNQGSGIISGLITTLFVSGMSWTFLDIYRGKRVDINPLNDVFRAFKSPFLVGVLCIYLLSTIFIGLWSLLLIIPGIVKSYSYSQANFIYYDILEGTGQKPGYLECITTSRRLMDGFKGQLFWLDLSFIGWHILALLTCGIGYLWLNPYIYATKAAFYNNLPNEADTF; translated from the coding sequence ATGAAAACATCTGGTGAATTAAAATTAGAAGCAAAACAAATGTTACAAGGGCGTTGGAAAGATGCCGTATTGATGAACCTGATTCCAACACTTATCGGAATTGCGATTGCTGCTATTATCATTATTCCTTTGGTTACAATTATTGGTGGAATTGCATTGCTTAATCCTGATGCTGTGGACAATGTAGCAAATAATATCCAAAGCGGGAATGGCGATATTTCTTGGACTGCTCAACTTGGAAATCAAGGTAGCGGCATTATTAGTGGATTGATAACAACCCTTTTTGTTTCAGGTATGTCTTGGACTTTTTTAGATATTTACCGCGGTAAACGCGTAGATATTAATCCTTTGAATGATGTATTTCGCGCATTCAAAAGTCCGTTTCTTGTGGGTGTACTATGTATTTACTTACTCTCAACTATCTTCATTGGGTTATGGTCTCTTCTTCTTATTATTCCAGGGATTGTAAAAAGTTATTCTTATTCTCAAGCAAACTTTATTTACTACGATATTTTGGAAGGTACGGGTCAAAAACCTGGTTATTTAGAGTGTATTACCACTAGTCGACGTTTAATGGATGGTTTTAAAGGACAATTATTCTGGTTGGATTTAAGTTTTATCGGCTGGCATATCTTAGCCTTGCTAACTTGCGGTATTGGTTACTTATGGTTAAATCCGTATATCTATGCTACAAAAGCTGCTTTTTACAATAATTTACCTAACGAAGCAGATACTTTTTAA